The proteins below come from a single Zonotrichia leucophrys gambelii isolate GWCS_2022_RI chromosome 3, RI_Zleu_2.0, whole genome shotgun sequence genomic window:
- the TTL gene encoding tubulin--tyrosine ligase, with translation MYTFVVRDEGSSVYTEVSRLLLASGQWRRLRRDNPRFNLMLGERNRLPFGRLGHEPGLVQLVNYYRGADKLCRKASLVKLIKTSPELSESCTWFPESYVIYPTNLKTPVAPAQNGIRHLINNSRTDEREVFLAAYNRRREGNEGNVWIAKSSAGAKGEGILISSEASELLDFIDEQGQVHVIQKYLENPLLLEPGHRKFDIRSWVLVDHQYNIYLYREGVLRTSSEPYNSANFQDKTCHLTNHCIQKEYSKNYGRYEEGNEMFFEEFNQYLMDALNTTLENSILLQIKHIIRSCLMCIEPAISTKHLHYQSFQLFGFDFMVDEELKVWLIEVNGAPACAQKLYAELCQGIVDVAISSVFPLSDTGQKMSQSSSIFIKL, from the exons atGTACACCTTCGTGGTGCGGGACGAGGGCAGCAGCGTGTACACCGAGGTGAgccggctgctgctggccagcggGCAGTGGCGGCGCCTCCGCAGGGACAACCCCCGCTTCAACCTCATGCTGGGCGAGAGGAACCGGCTCCCCTTCGGCAGGCTGG GCCACGAACCTGGACTTGTGCAGCTGGTGAATTACTACAGGGGAGCAGACAAGCTGTGCCGCAAAGCATCTCTGGTGAA GCTCATCAAGACAAGCCCTGAGCTATCGGAGTCCTGCACGTGGTTCCCTGAGTCCTATGTGATTTACCCAACAAACCTGAAGACCCCGGTGGCTCCAGCCCAGAATGGAATTCGCCATCTCATCAACAACTCGAGGACAGACGAGCGGGAAGTGTTCCTGGCCGCCTACAACCGGCGCCGCGAGGGAAACGAGGGCAACGTGTGGATAGCCAAGTCCTCTGCTGGTGCCAAAG gggaagggaTCCTGATTTCTTCAGAGGCTTCAGAGCTCCTGGACTTCATCGATGAGCAGGGACAAGTGCACGTGATTCAGAAGTACCTGGAGAATCCTCTACTTTTAGAGCCGGGGCATCGCAAGTTTGACATCAG gagctgggttCTTGTGGATCATCAATATAATATCTACCTCTACAGAGAGGGTGTCCTGCGGACCTCTTCAGAACCATATAACAGTGCTAACTTCCAGGACAAAACCTGCCACTTGACCAATCACTGCATCCAGAAGGAATATTCCAAAAACTACGGGCGCTACGAGGAAGGGAATGAAATGTTCTTCGAGGAGTTCAACCAGTATCTGATGGATGCCCTGAACACAACGCTTGAGAACAGCATCTTACTGCAAATCAAACACATCATAAG AAGCTGCCTTATGTGTATAGAGCCTGCAATCAGCACGAAGCATCTTCACTACCAGAGCTTCCAGCTCTTTGGCTTTGACTTCATGGTGGATGAGGAGCTGAAGGTCTGGCTGATAGAAGTCAATGGAGCCCCAGCATGTGCCCA GAAGCTGTATGCAGAGCTCTGCCAAGGAATTGTGGATGTAGCCATCTCCAGCGTTTTCCCCCTCAGTGACACTGGGCAGAAGATGAGCCAGTCATCCTCCATCTTCATCAAGCTGTGA